Proteins encoded together in one Scheffersomyces stipitis CBS 6054 chromosome 5, complete sequence window:
- the GLN4 gene encoding glutaminyl-tRNA synthetase (go_function glutamate-tRNA ligase activity; ATP binding~go_process glutamyl-tRNA aminoacylation) encodes MSSDEELVALFERVGLSDKKSVEIIKNKKVSASLSAILDEAKIDSAVEEKKLSLLHQLAVETSKSTSTNNRVLVSAAILDGRIKTNLQISEAVKFISGKENGSVSVDELNDAAGVGQELSAEDVKAVIADWMNSNKQEIESKRYSVLPRVLGEVKKLPSLKWAAPNLFKPIIDDLFLQFCGPKDDRDVVKKEKKKKAPAASGDAKSKTVEPERSMFSEGFLGDLHKPGDQPQKYPELIKEHLAFSKGKVLTRFPPEPNGFLHIGHSKAIMVNFGYAKFHDGNCYLRFDDTNPEAEEEVYFNSIKDMVEWLGFEPWKITYSSDYFDQLYDLAEKLINSGYAYVCQCTPEEVKANRGMKPDGTLGGERSACSHRSKSVEQNLEEFRKMKNGGYAVGEATLRMKQDLESPSPQMWDLVAYRVLNTPHHRTGDKWKIYPTYDFTHCLVDSFENISHSLCTTEFRLSRESYEWLCDVLHVYRPAQREYGRLNITGTIMSKRKIAKLVNEGYVRGWDDPRLYTLEAIRRRGIPPGAILSFINTLGVTTSTTNIQAVRFESAVRGFLDQTTPRLMMVLNPIEVVVDNVDEDYEETIEIPYKPGKGGESFGSRTIKFGKRVYIDRADIREEEADKDYFRLAPGQPVGLMKVPFNISFKSVEKDADGNITKVHVNYDNDGAVKKPKTFIHWVPKKDAIPVKQVRIYNQLFHSENPSAHPDGYLADINPDSEEVIVGAVVEPSFRDVVKKSPLNAEVAGSQFNIKEKKGNNTVRFQALREGYFCEDKDSTADEVVLNRIVTLKEDSAKN; translated from the coding sequence ATGTCTAGtgacgaagaattggttGCGCTTTTTGAGCGTGTCGGATTGTCCGACAAAAAGTCCGttgaaatcatcaagaacaaaaaagTGTCTGCATCACTCTCTGCGATTCTTGATGAAGCGAAGATAGATTCCGCTgtggaagagaagaagttgtcacTTTTGCACCAATTAGCTGTAGAAACGAGCAAGTCCACTAGCACCAACAACCGAGTTTTGGTTTCGGCAGCTATTTTGGATGGCAGGATCAAGACGAACTTGCAAATTTCAGAGGCTGTCAAGTTCATCAGTGGTAAAGAAAATGGTTCAGTTTCAGTAGACGAGTTGAACGACGCTGCTGGAGTTGGCCAAGAGCTCTCGGCCGAAGATGTCAAGGCTGTTATTGCTGACTGGATGAATTCTAATAAGCAAGAAATAGAGTCAAAGCGTTACTCGGTGCTTCCAAGAGTTTTGGGTGAAGTCAAAAAGTTACCTTCCTTGAAATGGGCTGCTCCCAATTTGTTCAAGCCGATTATTGACGATTtgtttttgcaattctgcGGTCCCAAGGATGACAGAGACGTagtaaagaaagaaaaaaagaagaaggcacCTGCTGCTAGTGGTGATGCCAAGAGTAAAACTGTTGAGCCAGAAAGATCCATGTTTTCGGAGGGTTTCTTGGGAGACTTGCATAAACCTGGTGATCAGCCTCAGAAGTATCCtgaattgatcaaggaaCATTTGGCTTTCTCCAAGGGTAAAGTTTTGACTAGATTCCCACCTGAACCCAACGGGTTCTTGCACATTGGGCATTCCAAGGCCATCATGGTGAATTTCGGATACGCAAAGTTCCATGACGGAAATTGTTATTTGCGTTTCGACGATACCAATCCTGAAGCAGAGGAGGAAGTGTACTTCAACTCGATCAAGGATATGGTCGAATGGTTGGGATTCGAGCCTTGGAAGATTACCTACTCGTCTGACTACTTTGACCAGTTGTATGATTTGGccgagaagttgatcaactctGGATACGCCTACGTTTGCCAATGTACcccagaagaagtcaaggCTAATCGTGGTATGAAGCCAGATGGAACTTTGGGTGGAGAAAGAAGTGCATGTTCTCATCGTAGCAAGTCTGTCGAGcagaacttggaagagttcCGCAAGATGAAGAACGGAGGATATGCTGTAGGAGAAGCTACTCTCAGAATGAAACAGGACTTAGAATCGCCATCGCCACAGATGTGGGACTTGGTAGCCTACAGAGTCTTGAACACTCCTCATCATCGTACTGGCGATAAGTGGAAGATCTATCCTACGTACGACTTCACACACTGTTTGGTGGATTCCTTTGAAAACATCAGTCACTCTTTGTGTACGACTGAGTTCAGACTTTCTCGTGAGTCTTACGAATGGTTGTGTGATGTATTGCACGTCTACAGACCAGCCCAGAGAGAATACGGCCGTTTGAACATCACCGGTACCATCATGTCCAAGAGAAAGATcgccaagttggtcaacGAGGGTTACGTCAGAGGTTGGGACGATCCAAGATTGTACACCTTGGAAGCCATCAGACGTCGTGGTATTCCTCCTGGTGCCATCTTGTCTTTCATCAACACTTTGGGTGTCACCACTTCCACCACCAACATCCAGGCTGTCAGATTCGAAAGTGCCGTGAGAGGTTTCTTGGACCAAACTACTCCTCGTTTAATGATGGTATTGAACCCTATAGAAGTAGTCGTAGACAATGTTGACGAAGACTACGAAGAAACCATTGAGATTCCTTACAAGCCAGGTAAGGGCGGCGAATCTTTTGGTTCCAGAACCATCAAGTTCGGCAAGAGAGTCTACATCGATAGGGCCGACATCCGTGAAGAGGAAGCCGACAAGGATTACTTTAGATTGGCACCTGGCCAGCCTGTTGGTTTGATGAAGGTTCCTTTCAACATTCTGTTTAAATCTGTAGAGAAGGATGCCGACGGAAATATCACCAAGGTGCATGTCAACTACGACAACGACGGAGCCGTCAAGAAGCCCAAGACGTTCATCCACTGGGTGCCTAAGAAGGACGCTATTCCTGTGAAACAAGTGAGAATCTACAACCAGTTGTTTCACAGCGAAAACCCTCTGGCCCATCCAGATGGCTACTTGGCAGATATCAACccagattcagaagaggTTATTGTTGGTGCTGTCGTAGAACCTTCGTTCAGAGACGTCGTCAAGAAGTCTCCATTGAACGCTGAGGTCGCCGGCAGTCAGTTCAACAtcaaggagaagaaggGCAACAACACCGTCAGATTCCAGGCTTTACGTGAAGGCTACTTCTGTGAAGACAAGGACTCTACAGCCGACGAGGTTGTGTTGAACAGAATTGTGACCTTGAAGGAAGACTCTGCTAAGAACTGA
- the GAC1 gene encoding regulatory subunit for phosphoprotein phosphatase type 1 (PP-1) (regulatory subunit for phosphoprotein phosphatase type 1 (PP-1) (PIG)), translating to MSYTSSASTIAAPSPGQPLTLNNLMANNSLYQSVSVSSTDSLDTVTSVSTIKLASPSPKPTFPNYYQPLTKEQIAAMKNSTSLNKNNSSQSSIFSDRERPHKAPALVRKKSGELVKSSLKLPGLLTKSLSTSQLHQRSKSVRFASRLANIKMFDGTESPSTVSTNDNTPIHSPQSNDFLDDDEQFAYLHNPQKRNDYFHWNWNGDFSNGELTSDTSSDEDDEWTAHRPTVSKHREYRLVSHNIPMTQPSSKNVYLKSVNLLKDDNGYLFGLINVKNLAFEKNLTLKLTMNKWETSVMMGSSVISYNRPLPNNYDQFKFRIPLTDLLKGKPDSLEIQLCIKYDVHNDVYWDNNNNNNYQMTLKAISGIKTYNYKKDEEDFPQFNELITKLIKFQSTTSADASKKHSIHSRYNNLNDELEQASKPRSISVAPVAPKNRPPLLKHSFSSSDINDNTPPHKYSQSYKSKHQAAGQKADFSSLSYADLINNYCFSNGAESNASKKISSVKPDVLTSCSPSAASTFHALSDSIHI from the coding sequence ATGTCGTACACGTCGAGCGCCTCTACCATAGCCGCACCTTCGCCAGGTCAGCCGCTCACGCTCAACAATTTGATGGCCAACAACTCGCTCTACCAAAGTGTGTCTGTTTCCTCTACCGACTCGTTGGACACGGTCACGTCTGTCTCGACGATCAAGTTGGCGTCGCCCTCGCCCAAGCCAACGTTTCCCAACTACTACCAGCCACTCACCAAGGAACAGATAGCCGCCATGAAGAACCTGACTCTGCTCAACAAAAACAACTCGTCACAGCTGCTGATATTTTCAGACAGAGAGAGACCACATAAGGCTCCCGCCTTGGTCCGCAAGAAGTCGGGCGAGCTCGTCAAGTCGTCGTTGAAGTTGCCTGGATTGCTTACCAAGTCACTCCTGACGTCACAATTGCACCAGCGGCTGAAGTCAGTCCGGTTCGCTTCGAGACTCGCCAATATCAAGATGTTTGATGGAACTGAAAGTCCTTCTACAGTTTCCACAAACGACAACACGCCCATTCATTCGCCACAGTCCAACGACTTTTTGGACGACGACGAACAATTTGCATACCTCCACAATCCACAGAAGAGGAACGACTACTTCCACTGGAACTGGAACGGCGATTTCCTGAATGGCGAGTTGACATCTGATACGTCTAGtgacgaagacgatgagTGGACGGCCCATCGTCCTACTGTGAGCAAACACCGTGAGTACCGTTTGGTGTCTCACAACATTCCAATGACCCAGCCGCTGCTGAAGAATGTCTATCTCAAGTCTgtgaacttgttgaaggacgACAACGGCTATCTTTTCGGCTTGATCAAcgtcaagaacttggcgtttgaaaagaacttgaCGCTCAAACTAACCATGAACAAATGGGAAACTTCAGTGATGATGGGTAGCTCGGTTATTTCATACAACAGACCTTTACCCAACAACTACGACCAGTTTAAGTTCAGAATCCCCTTGACAGACTTGCTTAAGGGAAAGCCAGATCTGTTGGAGATCCAGTTGTGCATCAAATACGATGTGCACAACGACGTGTACTGGgacaacaataataacaacaacTACCAGATGACGTTGAAGGCTATTCTGGGAATCAAGACCTACAATTACAAgaaggacgaagaagactttCCTCAGTTTAACGAACTTatcaccaagttgatcaagttccagTCCACGACTTCTGCAGACGCATCCAAGAAACATTCGATCCACTCTCgctacaacaacttgaacgacGAATTGGAGCAGGCCTCCAAACCTCGTTCAATTTCTGTGGCACCCGTGGCACCCAAGAATCGTCCTCCTCTCTTGAAGCATTCGTTTTCGTCTTCAGATATCAACGACAACACTCCTCCTCATAAATACTCCCAGTCATATAAGTCCAAGCATCAAGCAGCTGGCCAGAAGGCCGACTTCAGCTCTTTGAGCTACGCTGACCTCATCAACAACTACTGCTTCTCGAACGGTGCAGAATCGAATGcctccaagaagatcagcAGTGTTAAACCCGATGTGCTCACTTCCTGCTCGCCTTCGGCAGCTTCGACCTTCCACGCTTTAAGCGACTCCATCCACATCTAA
- a CDS encoding predicted protein, with the protein MAKSRFEYVKQFERENYLLPDTYIVIRVDGKGFHKFSQEYEFDKPNDIRALNVMNRAAQAVVESYSDVLMAYGDSDEYSFLLRKNCQLYERREMKLITMFSSMISTNYFYFWNEEFPEKKLKQSRLPNFDARAVLYPNFALIKDYFSWRQVDCHINNLYNTTFWALVLKGGMTPQEAENRLIGTVASDKNEILFSQFGINYNNEPEIFKKGTIIMRELDEEDSRDEKELSARQKQRIDKKRKKAEIKLLHEDLITSETFWSSRPWLSS; encoded by the coding sequence ATGGCCAAGTCTCGTTTTGAATATGTCAAACAGTTTGAACGCGAAAACTACCTTCTTCCAGATACATACATAGTGATCCGGGTAGATGGGAAAGGTTTCCACAAATTTAGCCAAGAGTACGAATTCGACAAACCGAATGACATACGGGCTTTAAATGTCATGAATAGAGCTGCCCAggcagttgttgaactgtaCAGTGACGTACTTATGGCGTATGGCGATTCAGACGAGTACTCCTTCTTGCTCAGAAAGAATTGCCAATTGTACGAGAGACGtgagatgaagttgataacAATGTTTTCTCTGATGATTCTGACTAactacttctacttttgGAACGAAGAATTTCCGgagaaaaagttgaagcagTCAAGATTACCTAACTTCGACGCTCGGGCTGTATTATATCCCAACTTTGCATTGATTAAAGATTACTTCAGCTGGCGTCAAGTAGATTGCCACATTAACAATTTGTACAATACGACGTTCTGGGCTCTTGTCTTAAAAGGAGGGATGACTCCTCAGGAAGCTGAAAACAGGTTGATAGGCACTGTAGCTAGCGACAAGAATGAGATCTTGTTTCTGCAGTTTGGCATAAATTACAATAACGAGCCggaaatcttcaaaaagGGCACGATTATCATGAGAGAATTGGACGAGGAAGATTCGAGAGACGAGAAGGAATTGTCGGCCAgacagaaacagagaatcgacaagaagagaaagaaggcAGAAATCAAGCTTTTGCacgaagacttgatcaCGAGCGAAACATTCTGGTCCTCGCGGCCATGGCTCTCTCTGTAG
- the RPA135 gene encoding DNA-directed RNA polymerase I (go_function DNA binding; DNA-directed RNA polymerase activity~go_process transcription) → MRADFRTLEREKRFQNPPKDESAYPLLKDAVAPHVGSFNALTEGPDGGLLNLAVKDIGTKTIFDSNDSERLGNKLRIRVESLQLAKPAVPNNDKISINRRTFPAECRERMSTYRSRLMLKVAWSVNDGDEVSEIREAGQVPIMLKTNRCHLEKLSPQELVEQREESDELGGYFIVNGIEKLIRMLIVQRRNHPMAIIRPSFGNRGAAYTKFGIQIRSVRPDQTSQTNVLHYLNDGNVTFRFSWRKNEYLVPVMMILKALIETNDREIFDGIVGADSANSFLTDRLELLLRTYKQYNLYSKQETLAYLGDKFRVVFGATPDVSDIEVGKEVLRRIVLVHLPDNADKFRMLLFMIRKLYSLVAGDCSPDNPDATQHQEVLLGGFLYGMIIKEKIEEYLQNINLQIQSDINRGVAINFNDRKYMSRVFMRINENIGQKLQYFLSTGNLVSQSGLDLQQVSGYTVVAEKINFYRFISHFRMVHRGSFFAELKTTTVRKLLPESWGFLCPVHTPDGSPCGLLNHLAHKCRIATEASDVSQVPKTLAQLGVSPAHTFAAGPNLCCVQLDGKIVGWTTHEQGKIVADTLRFWKVEGGHGLPLDLEIGYVPPSAKGQYPGLYIFGGHSRMMRPAKYLPLDKPDVLGPFEQVYMNVAVTPAEIEGNVHTHVEFSPTNILSILANLTPFSDFNQSPRNMYQCQMGKQTMGTPGVALMHRSDNKLYRLQTGQTPIVKANLYDDYGMDNFPNGMNAVVAVISYTGYDMDDAMIINKSADERGFGYGTVYKVEKVDLSQSRRRGDPITQHFGFGDDEWPETWREKLDADGLPLIGVKVEEGDPIVAFFDETSGKTKVKTYHSSEPAYIEEVKLLGDDSGDQEGQQITIKYRITRQPNIGDKFSSRHGQKGVCSRKWPQIDMPFSETGIQPDVIINPHAFPSRMTIGMFVESLAGKAGALHGIAQDSTPWKFSEDDTPADYFGEQLRSAGYNYHGNEPMYSGATGEELRADIYIGCVYYQRLRHMVNDKFQVRSTGPVNSLTMQPVKGRKRSGGIRVGEMERDALIGHGTAFMLQDRLLNCSDYTQTSLCRSCGSILTTQTTVPRIGSLATIRCRRCSTKLDSYVQKFGYANDSDIWEDGQGKKFVGGDDTTTVAIPFVLKYLDSELSAMGIKMRYNVSPR, encoded by the coding sequence ATGAGGGCTGATTTCAGAACGCTTGAGCGTGAAAAGCGATTCCAGAACCCTCCCAAGGACGAAAGTGCCTACCCACTCTTGAAAGATGCTGTAGCACCACATGTAGGTTCGTTCAATGCCTTGACCGAGGGACCTGACGGCGGTCTTTTGAATCTTGCAGTAAAGGATATTGGTACAAAGACCATTTTCGACTCCAACGACTCGGAAAGACTAGGAAACAAGCTCCGGATCAGAGTGGAGTCTTTACAATTGGCCAAGCCTGCTGTGCCTAACAATGACAAGATCTccatcaacagaagaactTTCCCAGCTGAATGTAGAGAAAGAATGTCGACATATCGTTCAAGATTGATGTTGAAAGTAGCTTGGTCAGTCAACGATGGCGATGAGGTTTCTGAGATAAGAGAAGCCGGCCAGGTGCCCATCATGTTGAAGACTAACAGATGTCATTTGGAAAAGTTATCTCCACAAGAGTTGGTGGAGCAAAGAGAGGAGTCTGACGAGTTAGGAGGATATTTCATTGTCAACGGGATTGAGAAGTTAATTCGTATGTTGATTGTGCAACGTAGAAACCATCCTATGGCCATTATCCGTCCTTCTTTTGGTAACAGAGGTGCTGCCTACACCAAGTTTGGTATCCAGATCCGGTCCGTCAGACCAGATCAGACATCTCAGACCAACGTTTTACACTACTTGAACGACGGTAATGTGACATTCCGTTTTTCGTGGAGAAAGAACGAGTATTTGGTGCCCGTAatgatgatcttgaaggCTCTTATTGAGACCAATGACCGTGAGATTTTTGACGGGATCGTCGGTGCAGACTCCGCCAATTCGTTCTTGACGGATCGTTTGGAATTGTTATTGAGAACATACAAGCAATACAACTTGTATTCCAAGCAAGAAACACTTGCTTACTTAGGTGACAAGTTCAGAGTCGTTTTTGGTGCTACACCAGATGTCTCAGACATAGAAGTGGGTAAGGAAGTATTGAGAAGAATTGTCTTGGTCCATTTGCCCGACAACGCTGACAAGTTCCGCATGTTGTTGTTCATGATCAGAAAGTTGTACTCGTTGGTTGCTGGTGACTGCTCTCCAGACAACCCCGATGCCACTCAGCACCAGGAAGTGTTGCTTGGAGGATTCTTATATGGTATGATcatcaaggaaaagatcGAGGAATACTTGCAGAACATAAACCTCCAGATCCAGTCCGATATCAACCGTGGTGTAgccatcaacttcaatgacAGAAAGTACATGTCGAGAGTGTTCATGAGAATAAATGAGAACATTGGTCAGAAATTGCAGTACTTCTTGTCGACTGGTAACTTAGTGTCGCAGTCTGGTTTGGACTTGCAGCAAGTCTCTGGGTACACTGTTGTAGCCGAAAAGATTAACTTCTACAGATTCATTTCCCATTTCAGAATGGTGCACAGAGGGTCATTCTTTGCTGAATTGAAGACTACCACTGTCAGAAAGTTGTTACCAGAGTCTTGGGGTTTCTTATGTCCTGTCCATACACCCGATGGTTCGCCCTGTGGTTTGCTTAACCATTTGGCCCATAAATGTAGAATTGCTACTGAAGCATCAGATGTCTCACAAGTTCCCAAGACTTTAGCGCAGTTGGGTGTATCTCCAGCTCACACCTTTGCTGCCGGACCCAACTTGTGCTGTGTCCAGTTGGATGGTAAGATTGTAGGATGGACCACCCATGAACAGGGTAAAATTGTAGCCGACACTCTCAGATTCTGGAAGGTAGAAGGCGGCCATGGTCTTCCGCTCGACTTGGAAATCGGGTACGTACCTCCTTCCGCCAAGGGTCAATACCCTGGTTTGTATATCTTTGGAGGCCACTCCAGAATGATGAGACCTGCCAAGTACTTGCCCTTGGACAAGCCAGATGTGTTGGGTCCTTTCGAACAAGTGTACATGAACGTTGCTGTAACTCCAGCTGAAATCGAAGGCAATGTTCACACTCACGTAGAGTTCTCTCCTACCAACATTTTGTCGATCTTGGCTAACTTGACGCCTTTCTCGGACTTCAACCAGTCTCCAAGAAACATGTACCAGTGTCAGATGGGTAAGCAGACCATGGGTACTCCTGGTGTGGCGTTGATGCATAGATCCGACAATAAATTGTATAGATTACAGACTGGTCAAACTCCAATTGTCAAAGCTAATTTGTACGATGATTACGGCATGGACAACTTCCCCAACGGTATGAATGCTGTTGTGGCTGTCATTTCCTATACTGGTTATGATATGGATGATGCGATGATTATCAACAAATCTGCTGATGAAAGAGGCTTTGGGTATGGTACGGTCTACAAGGTGGAAAAGGTCGACTTATCGCAgtccagaagaagaggcGATCCTATCACTCAGCATTTCGGCTTTGGTGACGACGAATGGCCCGAAACCTGGAGAGAGAAGTTGGATGCAGATGGTTTGCCATTGATCGGAGTCAAGGTAGAAGAAGGCGATCCTATCGTAGCTTTCTTTGACGAGACCCTGGGCAAGACAAAAGTTAAAACATACCACTCTTCAGAGCCAGcatacattgaagaagtcaagttACTTGGTGATGATAGCGGTGACCAGGAAGGCCAACAGATCACCATCAAGTACAGAATCACCAGACAGCCTAATATTGGTGACAAGTTCTCATCCAGACATGGACAAAAGGGTGTTTGCTCGAGAAAGTGGCCCCAGATAGACATGCCCTTCTCGGAAACAGGTATTCAACCCGATGTCATCATCAACCCACACGCTTTCCCATCTCGTATGACTATTGGTATGTTTGTAGAGTCGTTAGCTGGTAAGGCAGGTGCTCTTCATGGTATCGCTCAAGACTCCACTCCCTGGAAGTTCAGCGAAGACGATACTCCTGCTGACTACTTTGGTGAGCAGTTGAGACTGGCTGGTTACAACTACCACGGTAACGAACCCATGTACTCTGGTGCTACTGGTGAAGAGTTAAGAGCAGACATCTACATTGGTTGTGTCTACTACCAGAGATTGAGACACATGGTGAATGACAAGTTCCAAGTCAGATCTACCGGTCCTGTCAACTCCTTAACCATGCAGCCCGTTAAGGGTAGAAAGAGATCTGGTGGTATCCGTGTGGgtgaaatggaaagagaTGCCCTCATTGGTCACGGTACTGCCTTCATGCTTCAAGACAGATTGTTGAACTGTTCTGACTACACCCAGACGTCTCTCTGTCGCTCATGTGGTTCCATTTTAACCACACAAACCACTGTACCTAGAATAGGCTCATTGGCTACCATCAGATGTCGCAGATGTTCCACCAAGTTGGACTCGTATGTACAAAAGTTTGGCTATGCCAACGACTCTGACATCTGGGAGGATGGCCAGGGCAAGAAATTCGTTGGTGGAGATGATACCACTACCGTTGCCATTCCATTTGTgttgaagtacttggaCTCCGAGTTGTCTGCCATGGGTATCAAGATGCGTTACAACGTTTCTCCTCGTTGA
- the YFH7.1 gene encoding pantothenate kinase-like protein: protein MDSIPQCCVPQQYSTDQVGEVALRVLNNYKNKIKNNLSNRYVISLAGIPGSGKSTFAEKVTKELNGLDGDVKAVVLPQDGFHLYRAELQQLPNAEEAVTRRGAPFTFNANAFVGLVAKLNDPQYLVEAIQAPSFDHKLKDPVENDIHIGPDTRIIIVEGNYVSLTDDYWNRISDYVDETWFIQTPMEIVRDRIVKRHLDAGIAASHEEAIQRVDGSDLVNAHYVLNHSKTTDVVIITESI from the coding sequence ATGGACTCTATTCCCCAATGCTGTGTTCCACAGCAGTACTCTACAGACCAAGTCGGCGAAGTAGCACTACGAGTTTTAAATAACTATAAGAACAAGATAAAGAATAACTTGTCGAATCGGTATGTGATCTCGTTAGCAGGTATTCCGGGATCTGGGAAGTCGACATTTGCTGAGAAGGTGACCAAAGAGCTCAATGGTCTAGATGGAGATGTAAAGGCTGTAGTACTTCCACAGGATGGATTCCATTTGTATCGTGCCGAGCTTCAACAGCTTCCTAATGCCGAAGAAGCCGTTACAAGACGTGGAGCTCCGTTCACGTTTAATGCGAATGCATTTGTAGGATTAGTAGCGAAGCTTAACGATCCCCAGTACTTGGTGGAAGCGATCCAGGCTCCGTCTTTTGATCATAAGTTGAAGGATCCAGTGGAGAACGACATTCACATTGGCCCAGACACTCGTATCATCATTGTCGAGGGCAACTATGTCTCTCTCACCGACGACTACTGGAACCGGATCAGCGACTATGTTGATGAGACATGGTTTATCCAGACTCCAATGGAAATAGTCAGAGACAGAATCGTGAAACGCCATCTTGATGCTGGAATCGCCGCAAGTCACGAGGAAGCGATCCAGAGAGTAGATGGCAGTGACTTGGTCAACGCCCATTATGTGTTGAACCATTCCAAGACCACCGACGTGGTTATTATCACCGAGAGCATATGA
- a CDS encoding predicted protein yields the protein MSQLPIRWQQHQLSDKEFIYGFHSDPEDLSIGFYVTDFATVWIQRLEGSSFLQVASSYGFEDLSPSRIRVLFELMEQSIYDTDTVKFRFEPGDSICSVSIGSKDINWDFSLVAQDQRDSVRFLSSLNYQQFANHKYLLYAIEDLKKTIEVKDTYIRFLTENFKQSHGTELLSKYKKNNRNDTKYITKFNDEKWQQCIDLAYKKNRNSSPPDRRSKQDIEASIRDIRSW from the coding sequence ATGTCACAGCTACCTATAAGATGgcaacaacaccaactCTCTGACAAAGAGTTCATATATGGTTTCCATTCTGATCCAGAAGACCTTCTGATTGGTTTCTACGTGACTGACTTTGCTACAGTCTGGATTCAACGACTAGAGGGTAGCCTGTTTTTGCAAGTAGCATCACTGTATGGTTTCGAAGACTTGAGTCCATCGAGAATACGAGTCTTATTCGAATTGATGGAACAGTCAATCTACGATACTGATACTGTAAAATTTCGGTTCGAGCCAGGTGACTCGATTTGCAGTGTCAGTATAGGGTCCAAAGATATCAACTGGGacttttctcttgttgCCCAAGACCAAAGAGACTCTGTTCGTTTCCTTTCCAGTTTGAACTACCAGCAGTTTGCTAATCATAAATACTTGCTATAtgcaattgaagacttgaaaaagacaaTCGAGGTCAAAGACACGTATATTCGATTTTTGACggaaaacttcaaacaGTCGCATGGAACTGAACTTCTATccaagtacaagaagaataacAGAAATGATACAAAGTATATTACAAAATTCAACGATGAAAAGTGGCAACAGTGCATAGATCTAGCATATAAGAAAAACCGAAATAGTAGTCCACCGGATCGGAGACTGAAACAAGACATTGAAGCCAGTATACGAGATATTCGTTCGTGG